One window of the Salvelinus fontinalis isolate EN_2023a chromosome 2, ASM2944872v1, whole genome shotgun sequence genome contains the following:
- the LOC129825047 gene encoding uncharacterized protein LOC129825047 isoform X3, translating to MSKRRESAMSRSALTRELLGQYISDTLSHIHRVREFCDRHSKWALQRETELEMMRDIKERADRIDLKFDHVRNSETKAKAFGEFVWSGLTQVTADSRCEELEKELGAVLKDTLGGLEKLDYFLHAVECLAVTCLLVFEENRFLCLPQGTSPASVQAVIIAARMACPLLIYFKRDAKAFFIPSLLNVEVLACQLDRYIQISQQVCKRMEKGLQIRPQPESKLGSSVSQMMFWKKRNDIPVVNLGDVSEESIQNMLQHLNQLSETRMDPHVRLTFLFQGAAQRFIGRFSQRRPRMEQFLTKLEENAVQLDRMKLGAKISSVAGSSVGAAGGILSIVGLALTPVTAGVSLALTIAGVSLGVTSGVNSLTTGLTEMKVNSIHEKKASKVFQNFMKDVESLQECLEDVARNIEPILGQSRVDMVGARNVIATTWTIGKRIDSLVDLSSGFKSAEVLRNKDLITSAGKLALQEGKVAQNLPKLAEDIPDIGQVAKGTPLVLSKSARAGLITLNVLFIGLDVFFICKDSVSLAKGSKSERSQLIRARSALWRTEMDSWQRIHDSLCRGLLTLEKSQIVLEQPFYPLEEKLRGKKSMCMTQ from the exons ATGTCAAAACGCAGGGAGAGCGCCATGTCACG ATCAGCATTAACAAGGGAGCTCTTGGGCCAGTACATCTCAGACACCCTCAGCCACATTCACAGAGTGAGGGAGTTCTGTGACAGGCATTCCAAATGGGCCCTTCAGAGGGAGACAGAACTGGAAATGATGAGGGACATCAAGGAGAGGGCAGACAGAATTGACCTTAAGTTCGACCATGTCCGTAACTCAGAGACCAAGGCCAAGGCATTTGGGGAGTTCGTATGGAGCGGTCTGACCCAGGTGACTGCAGACAGTAGGTGTGAGGAGCTGGAGAAGGAGCTGGGGGCTGTACTAAAGGACACTCTGGGAGGCCTGGAGAAGCTGGATTACTTCCTGCATGCTGTGGAGTGTCTGGCGGTCACCTGTCTGTTGGTGTTTGAGGAGAACAGGTTCCTCTGTCTGCCTCAGGGGACGAGCCCTGCCAGTGTTCAGGCTGTCATCATTGCCGCCAGAATGGCCTGCCCTCTCCTCATCTATTTTAAGAGGGATGCTAAGGCCTTCTTTATTCCCAGCCTCCTCAATGTAGAGGTGCTGGCCTGCCAACTGGATAGATACATACAAATCAGCCAGCAGGTCTGTAAAAGGATGGAGAAGGG ATTACAGATCAGACCACAGCCTGAGAGTAAACTTGG TAGCTCAGTCAGTCAAATGATGTTTTGGAAAAAGAGGAATGACATCCCTGTGGTCAACCTTGGTGATGTGAGTGAAGAGTCCATACAAAATATGCTCCAACATTTGAATCAGCTGAGTGAGACCAG GATGGACCCGCACGTCAGACTAACGTTCCTGTTCCAAGGGGCTGCTCAGCGCTTCATTGGCCGGTTCAGCCAGCGCCGACCCAGGATGGAGCAGTTTCTGACCAAGCTGGAAGAAAATGCTGTGCAGCTGGACAGGATGAAGCTGGGGGCTAAGATCTCCAGTGTGGCAGGCAGCTCAGTGGGGGCGGCTGGAGGGATCCTATCCATCGTGGGCTTAGCTCTGACCCCTGTCACTGCTGGGGTGTCACTGGCTCTCACCATTGCAGGGGTCAGCCTGGGGGTCACCAGTGGGGTCAACAGTTTAACTACTGGTCTCACAGAGATGAAAGTCAATAGCATCCATGAGAAGAAAGCCAGTAAAGTCTTCCAGAATTTCATGAAGGATGTGGAGAGTCTCCAGGAGTGTCTGGAGGATGTGGCCAGGAATATAGAGCCCATCCTGGGGCAGAGCAGGGTGGACATGGTTGGAGCAAGGAATGTGATTGCCACCACTTGGACCATCGGAAAACGCATTGACTCCCTAGTTGACCTTTCCTCAGGTTTTAAGTCAGCAGAAGTCCTTAGAAACAAAGATCTGATCACAAGCGCTGGTAAGTTGGCGCTCCAGGAAGGCAAAGTAGCACAAAACCTGCCCAAGCTAGCCGAGGACATCCCAGACATTGGACAGGTGGCCAAAGGCACCCCACTAGTCCTCTCCAAGTCAGCGCGGGCTGGTCTCATCACCCTCAACGTCCTCTTCATTGGCCTGGATGTCTTCTTCATCTGTAAAGACAGCGTCAGCCTGGCCAAAGGCAGCAAGAGTGAGAGATCCCAGCTCATCCGTGCCAGATCAGCATTGTGGCGCACAGAGATGGACTCCTGGCAGAGGATCCATGACTCGCTGTGTAGAGGTCTATTAACATTAGAGAAAAGTCAGATCGTCCTGGAGCAGCCATTTTACCCTCTGGAGGAGAAGCTGAGAGGGAAGAAATCGATGTGTATGACACAGTAG
- the LOC129825047 gene encoding uncharacterized protein LOC129825047 isoform X1 has product MASNQGSILGHCLRYPMFHKRSALTRELLGQYISDTLSHIHRVREFCDRHSKWALQRETELEMMRDIKERADRIDLKFDHVRNSETKAKAFGEFVWSGLTQVTADSRCEELEKELGAVLKDTLGGLEKLDYFLHAVECLAVTCLLVFEENRFLCLPQGTSPASVQAVIIAARMACPLLIYFKRDAKAFFIPSLLNVEVLACQLDRYIQISQQVCKRMEKGLQIRPQPESKLGSSVSQMMFWKKRNDIPVVNLGDVSEESIQNMLQHLNQLSETRMDPHVRLTFLFQGAAQRFIGRFSQRRPRMEQFLTKLEENAVQLDRMKLGAKISSVAGSSVGAAGGILSIVGLALTPVTAGVSLALTIAGVSLGVTSGVNSLTTGLTEMKVNSIHEKKASKVFQNFMKDVESLQECLEDVARNIEPILGQSRVDMVGARNVIATTWTIGKRIDSLVDLSSGFKSAEVLRNKDLITSAGKLALQEGKVAQNLPKLAEDIPDIGQVAKGTPLVLSKSARAGLITLNVLFIGLDVFFICKDSVSLAKGSKSERSQLIRARSALWRTEMDSWQRIHDSLCRGLLTLEKSQIVLEQPFYPLEEKLRGKKSMCMTQ; this is encoded by the exons ATCAGCATTAACAAGGGAGCTCTTGGGCCAGTACATCTCAGACACCCTCAGCCACATTCACAGAGTGAGGGAGTTCTGTGACAGGCATTCCAAATGGGCCCTTCAGAGGGAGACAGAACTGGAAATGATGAGGGACATCAAGGAGAGGGCAGACAGAATTGACCTTAAGTTCGACCATGTCCGTAACTCAGAGACCAAGGCCAAGGCATTTGGGGAGTTCGTATGGAGCGGTCTGACCCAGGTGACTGCAGACAGTAGGTGTGAGGAGCTGGAGAAGGAGCTGGGGGCTGTACTAAAGGACACTCTGGGAGGCCTGGAGAAGCTGGATTACTTCCTGCATGCTGTGGAGTGTCTGGCGGTCACCTGTCTGTTGGTGTTTGAGGAGAACAGGTTCCTCTGTCTGCCTCAGGGGACGAGCCCTGCCAGTGTTCAGGCTGTCATCATTGCCGCCAGAATGGCCTGCCCTCTCCTCATCTATTTTAAGAGGGATGCTAAGGCCTTCTTTATTCCCAGCCTCCTCAATGTAGAGGTGCTGGCCTGCCAACTGGATAGATACATACAAATCAGCCAGCAGGTCTGTAAAAGGATGGAGAAGGG ATTACAGATCAGACCACAGCCTGAGAGTAAACTTGG TAGCTCAGTCAGTCAAATGATGTTTTGGAAAAAGAGGAATGACATCCCTGTGGTCAACCTTGGTGATGTGAGTGAAGAGTCCATACAAAATATGCTCCAACATTTGAATCAGCTGAGTGAGACCAG GATGGACCCGCACGTCAGACTAACGTTCCTGTTCCAAGGGGCTGCTCAGCGCTTCATTGGCCGGTTCAGCCAGCGCCGACCCAGGATGGAGCAGTTTCTGACCAAGCTGGAAGAAAATGCTGTGCAGCTGGACAGGATGAAGCTGGGGGCTAAGATCTCCAGTGTGGCAGGCAGCTCAGTGGGGGCGGCTGGAGGGATCCTATCCATCGTGGGCTTAGCTCTGACCCCTGTCACTGCTGGGGTGTCACTGGCTCTCACCATTGCAGGGGTCAGCCTGGGGGTCACCAGTGGGGTCAACAGTTTAACTACTGGTCTCACAGAGATGAAAGTCAATAGCATCCATGAGAAGAAAGCCAGTAAAGTCTTCCAGAATTTCATGAAGGATGTGGAGAGTCTCCAGGAGTGTCTGGAGGATGTGGCCAGGAATATAGAGCCCATCCTGGGGCAGAGCAGGGTGGACATGGTTGGAGCAAGGAATGTGATTGCCACCACTTGGACCATCGGAAAACGCATTGACTCCCTAGTTGACCTTTCCTCAGGTTTTAAGTCAGCAGAAGTCCTTAGAAACAAAGATCTGATCACAAGCGCTGGTAAGTTGGCGCTCCAGGAAGGCAAAGTAGCACAAAACCTGCCCAAGCTAGCCGAGGACATCCCAGACATTGGACAGGTGGCCAAAGGCACCCCACTAGTCCTCTCCAAGTCAGCGCGGGCTGGTCTCATCACCCTCAACGTCCTCTTCATTGGCCTGGATGTCTTCTTCATCTGTAAAGACAGCGTCAGCCTGGCCAAAGGCAGCAAGAGTGAGAGATCCCAGCTCATCCGTGCCAGATCAGCATTGTGGCGCACAGAGATGGACTCCTGGCAGAGGATCCATGACTCGCTGTGTAGAGGTCTATTAACATTAGAGAAAAGTCAGATCGTCCTGGAGCAGCCATTTTACCCTCTGGAGGAGAAGCTGAGAGGGAAGAAATCGATGTGTATGACACAGTAG
- the LOC129825047 gene encoding uncharacterized protein LOC129825047 isoform X2 gives MASNQGSILGHCLRYPMFHKRSALTRELLGQYISDTLSHIHRVREFCDRHSKWALQRETELEMMRDIKERADRIDLKFDHVRNSETKAKAFGEFVWSGLTQVTADSRCEELEKELGAVLKDTLGGLEKLDYFLHAVECLAVTCLLVFEENRFLCLPQGTSPASVQAVIIAARMACPLLIYFKRDAKAFFIPSLLNVEVLACQLDRYIQISQQVCKRMEKGLQIRPQPESKLGSVSQMMFWKKRNDIPVVNLGDVSEESIQNMLQHLNQLSETRMDPHVRLTFLFQGAAQRFIGRFSQRRPRMEQFLTKLEENAVQLDRMKLGAKISSVAGSSVGAAGGILSIVGLALTPVTAGVSLALTIAGVSLGVTSGVNSLTTGLTEMKVNSIHEKKASKVFQNFMKDVESLQECLEDVARNIEPILGQSRVDMVGARNVIATTWTIGKRIDSLVDLSSGFKSAEVLRNKDLITSAGKLALQEGKVAQNLPKLAEDIPDIGQVAKGTPLVLSKSARAGLITLNVLFIGLDVFFICKDSVSLAKGSKSERSQLIRARSALWRTEMDSWQRIHDSLCRGLLTLEKSQIVLEQPFYPLEEKLRGKKSMCMTQ, from the exons ATCAGCATTAACAAGGGAGCTCTTGGGCCAGTACATCTCAGACACCCTCAGCCACATTCACAGAGTGAGGGAGTTCTGTGACAGGCATTCCAAATGGGCCCTTCAGAGGGAGACAGAACTGGAAATGATGAGGGACATCAAGGAGAGGGCAGACAGAATTGACCTTAAGTTCGACCATGTCCGTAACTCAGAGACCAAGGCCAAGGCATTTGGGGAGTTCGTATGGAGCGGTCTGACCCAGGTGACTGCAGACAGTAGGTGTGAGGAGCTGGAGAAGGAGCTGGGGGCTGTACTAAAGGACACTCTGGGAGGCCTGGAGAAGCTGGATTACTTCCTGCATGCTGTGGAGTGTCTGGCGGTCACCTGTCTGTTGGTGTTTGAGGAGAACAGGTTCCTCTGTCTGCCTCAGGGGACGAGCCCTGCCAGTGTTCAGGCTGTCATCATTGCCGCCAGAATGGCCTGCCCTCTCCTCATCTATTTTAAGAGGGATGCTAAGGCCTTCTTTATTCCCAGCCTCCTCAATGTAGAGGTGCTGGCCTGCCAACTGGATAGATACATACAAATCAGCCAGCAGGTCTGTAAAAGGATGGAGAAGGG ATTACAGATCAGACCACAGCCTGAGAGTAAACTTGG CTCAGTCAGTCAAATGATGTTTTGGAAAAAGAGGAATGACATCCCTGTGGTCAACCTTGGTGATGTGAGTGAAGAGTCCATACAAAATATGCTCCAACATTTGAATCAGCTGAGTGAGACCAG GATGGACCCGCACGTCAGACTAACGTTCCTGTTCCAAGGGGCTGCTCAGCGCTTCATTGGCCGGTTCAGCCAGCGCCGACCCAGGATGGAGCAGTTTCTGACCAAGCTGGAAGAAAATGCTGTGCAGCTGGACAGGATGAAGCTGGGGGCTAAGATCTCCAGTGTGGCAGGCAGCTCAGTGGGGGCGGCTGGAGGGATCCTATCCATCGTGGGCTTAGCTCTGACCCCTGTCACTGCTGGGGTGTCACTGGCTCTCACCATTGCAGGGGTCAGCCTGGGGGTCACCAGTGGGGTCAACAGTTTAACTACTGGTCTCACAGAGATGAAAGTCAATAGCATCCATGAGAAGAAAGCCAGTAAAGTCTTCCAGAATTTCATGAAGGATGTGGAGAGTCTCCAGGAGTGTCTGGAGGATGTGGCCAGGAATATAGAGCCCATCCTGGGGCAGAGCAGGGTGGACATGGTTGGAGCAAGGAATGTGATTGCCACCACTTGGACCATCGGAAAACGCATTGACTCCCTAGTTGACCTTTCCTCAGGTTTTAAGTCAGCAGAAGTCCTTAGAAACAAAGATCTGATCACAAGCGCTGGTAAGTTGGCGCTCCAGGAAGGCAAAGTAGCACAAAACCTGCCCAAGCTAGCCGAGGACATCCCAGACATTGGACAGGTGGCCAAAGGCACCCCACTAGTCCTCTCCAAGTCAGCGCGGGCTGGTCTCATCACCCTCAACGTCCTCTTCATTGGCCTGGATGTCTTCTTCATCTGTAAAGACAGCGTCAGCCTGGCCAAAGGCAGCAAGAGTGAGAGATCCCAGCTCATCCGTGCCAGATCAGCATTGTGGCGCACAGAGATGGACTCCTGGCAGAGGATCCATGACTCGCTGTGTAGAGGTCTATTAACATTAGAGAAAAGTCAGATCGTCCTGGAGCAGCCATTTTACCCTCTGGAGGAGAAGCTGAGAGGGAAGAAATCGATGTGTATGACACAGTAG